CGGCCGATGAGCTGGTCATCGATGAGCTCGCCGCGGCGGCCATTATGAAGGCCGCGTCCAAGGCCTTCAAGCAAGCCGAGAAGCTGGACGGAAAGAAGCCCGACAAAGTGATTCACCGAATGCGGATTCGCTTCAAGAAGCTGCGCTATGCGCTCGAGTTTTCGCGCTCGCTGTCCGCGGGTGGTGAGATCGAGAGCTTCATTGCCGCTTTGAAGAAGTTGCAGGACAAGCTCGGGGTGTATCAGGATCTGGTCGTTCATCAGGAGTGGTTCACTCGCCTGAGCGGGGCGTCGAGCTCGGATGCCGAACTCGGGGCTGCGGCCGATTGGCTTGTCGCCGTGGCGCGAGGCCGGCAAGGCCGACTCCGAGACGAGATTCGAGACAGCGTCCCGGATCTGCTCGGTGGCTTTCGCCTCGAGCTCGAGCGGGCTCTGGAGAGTCTGGGGAAGCTCGGCTAATCGGATTCGGCCAGGCGCGGATTCGCTTCGAGCATCAGCTCGCGGCCGAAAGCTTGCTGAAAGAGCTCGGTGTCCTTCCGCGCTTCCCAGAGCTCGATGGTCGGTGTCTCGTCGGCCTCGAGCCGGATCTGGACGCCCTCGGGCTCGATCTCGACCTCGAGGTCCCGGATGCGAGCCGCCCGCGCGCGCTCGAGGCTCTCGGCGAGAC
The genomic region above belongs to bacterium and contains:
- a CDS encoding CHAD domain-containing protein: MPAPRAVSVIFETLLKIMVDNQAGVVGRVDAEFLHDYRVAVRRTRSALSLFGSVLPPVMSRRGRRFFSDLGRRTNVARDLDVLLLELPGYAEDLPDDHSAGLVSLQRKLEQQAAREYAAIGRWLTGKTYQRSLESWRRDVSLLGVPSATADELVIDELAAAAIMKAASKAFKQAEKLDGKKPDKVIHRMRIRFKKLRYALEFSRSLSAGGEIESFIAALKKLQDKLGVYQDLVVHQEWFTRLSGASSSDAELGAAADWLVAVARGRQGRLRDEIRDSVPDLLGGFRLELERALESLGKLG